The DNA region CCCCGAAATCATCCTCGAAGGGGTTGGAGGCCACCAGGTGATCCACCATGGGGGTGGGCGGCGGGGCGAACTCCGAGAGGTGCGAGTAGGCGGGGCCCTGCGGGGAGAAGGCGGCGGTCAGGCGctgcggcccccccggccccggccctggtCCCGGCCGCCCGGCCCTACCTGCGTGTTGGACTTGCGCCGCTTCTTCTCGGGGCTCTTCATCTGCAGCCCTGCGGGGACAAGCGGGGCCGCGTCAGCCGGGCCCggtgcccgccccccccccccccacgcccggCCCggtgcccccgccccggccgtcCGCGCTCACCTGCCTTCCCCTGCTTccggccgggcccgccggcggcggcgctgcccgcggggtgcgggggccccggcgggggcggcggggccggaaCGCCTCCCTCCAGCTTCTCTGCGTGCGGGGCCGCCATGGCCCTCACAGCCAGCCCGCCGCCatggccccgccgccgccgctcctccGCACGGCGCCCCCGACCGGAACCGGAACCCGCGCGGGGCCAATCAccgcccgcggggcggggcgagggcgCGCGGGAGGTGCCCACACGCGCCTGGCGGGAGGAGGCGGGGTCAGGGCGGACCAAGTGCAGCGCGCTGGGAGGGGGAGCGGAGCGAACCATTTGCAAggttggagggggggggggaagcgggcCGGACCGACTACAGCGGGCGGGGTAAAGCAGAGCGGGACGGACCATGTGCAGCGCCcgcgggggggagcgggacgGACCATGTGCAAGGCCCGGCGGGGGGAGTAACCATGTGCCGATCGAGGCGCCGACGCCGCCTGCCCGGTGCacccccccggtgtcccccctCCTCACACCAGCCAAGGCCTAGAGAAATACCAACTTTAATACCAACCGCCGGTTCCTTTGGTATAGCGGGGCCCGGGGTGAGGGGGGAGAAACCCGGGGCTATgaggggcagggctgtgctttgGCTTGGGGGGAGTAACACCGTGCATGCATGGAGGGGGctctcccgccgccccccggggctgccggggccggccgTGCCCAGCCGGGACCCCGGGGGGCGGGCAGAGAGGGGGTGCGGAGGAGCACGTCCCGGGAAGGGGCACGGCAGGGGCTGGGAACGCCGAGGGGGGGGGGCTCTgtccccggccccccgccaTTGCATAAGTGTGGGACCTGCGGGGTCAAGGCACAGAGTTAACACATAAAGTGATCGGGTACAGTCGGTACGGGGCCGGCCGGGCCTTGTGCATGGGGGAGCGGagcccccccgctgccccctccATGGCCcgcaggcaggggaggaggctggGCTGCCCCCCGGCTTGGGGGGCTCGGTTCCACCAGCCACGAGCCCGTGCCCACGCCGGCGAGCGGGAGAGCGGCCGCGACACGGCAGTGGGGCCAGGTTTTGGtaggagctgagctgctgtgcaaaggctggagctgggagggggcaagGGCTTTGGCAAGAACAGCCCCCCgccctgcaggcagctcacGCCACGCTGCCCACGCCCCCCACGGCCACCAGCTCCTGGTGACAGAGGGGTCCGGGCCCCGTCCCCGGCCAAGTCCACGCTTGGTCCCAGGCAAAGCACCCGACAGAGTCCGAgggctccctggggcagggagcagggccagggggGCTGCGCACTGGGGCCCCCTGGGTGCTCACAGTCTCCTCTCCAccggctgctgcaggcacatcTCGCTGCCGGCCGAGATGATGGGCAGGTGATTGTCCATGTGGTAGCTGATGAGGTGGCTGACGCTCTCGAAGCGGTGGTCTTTCGTCCGCAcctgggggggccggggaaggggcaCTTGGGAGGCTGCCGATGCCCGTGGGAGGCCAAAGCCACCAGGCTCCAGGGGCTGGCACTGAGCTGGGGGGAGCAGCCCTCACCCCCACACTCCACCAGGCCCCCTCTGATGCCCACAGGCATCCCCCGAGGAGCGGTGGGGAAGCCTAATTGCTCCTGTAAACCCCAGGAACCCCCCTGAGCTGTGCCAAGCTCTGTCCCCGGCGCGTTACCCAGACTCACCACTCCCTCGGGATCAACAAGCAGCAGATGCTTGGGCTGCCCACCCTGCAAGCCGGTCAGCACGTACTGGCCCGGGGTGGTGGTGCTCTCCCGCACCAAGAAGTCTCCGTTCACCTTCAGCAGTTTCTCGGCCTCTTTGCGGTTCATCTTCCCGTGGTACCAGGGCTCCCgtctcagctgctcctccatGGAGGCCACCACctgggcggggggcagccccacagGCACGGACGGGGGGACACGCAGGGCATCTTCAAAGGGctctgcagggagagaggagtggGGGGGTCCAGGACTGACCTCACAGCCACCCGACCCCAGCCCAGGAcagacccccccagcccaggcacagCCCCCATCCTGCTCACTCATGTCGAAGAGGTCCCTCTGGGCGCTGCCGTTGGCTGTGGCGGGGGTGCCAGCAGCTGACGCTTGGCGTGTCTTGTCCACATTCTGCACGTTGACGTAAGACGGGTCATCAAACAGGTCCGTGCGGCCAGATGCGCCCGCCGGAGCCGGgtatttctctctccctgctgccaagAGCACCATGGGTCAGCCAGGCTCCAGCCTGCCTTGGCCCCAACACCAGTGCCCGCTGTCGGAGCAGTTGGGGTCCAGGAAAGCAGATGGGGACTGGCCCCGTCCGTCAGGTTACCTTGGGCAGGAGCGTGTTGCTTCCGAGGGTCGTACTCCCCGCCGGACGTCTGGCCGACAGGCTGCAGGAAGAGGTGGGTGGTGAGTCCCGCTGCACTCCCCGTCCCTTCCCACGCCCTGGGCTGCTAGAGGTGCTGGGGAGACACGTGCCATGGCTCCCGTGGTGGAATAACCCCGAGCGAAGAGCTCACGGCCTGGTTGGGGTCCCTGCATCTCCCTTTGCAATGCAGAGCCTCCCCATGAGGACATGCCCAGAGCCTTACCAGCGTGGCCCCCAAGTGATTGGGGGTCTGAGCGGCCCCATCCCGCAGCCGCATGTCCACGACCCCCCCGATGGGAGGCTCCTTGCCAGGGAAGTCGTTGTAGTACTGGTGATCGGGGGCCggttcctcctcttcctcatcccaGGCAGAGCCATCAAACCCCGCCATCCTGGGAGGGCACAGCACAGATGAGCAGCTgacagcagccagggctgcatcCCCTCTCCAAAACCAAATCTTGGACACTGTCCCACCTTCCTCTGTcccacacagccctgccctTACCTGTCATGGGGTGTCACCAGCTTCGGGGGGTTTTTCAGGTACTGCTTGAAGCGCAGCTCAAAGGCCTGCCCGATGGTGCTGATCACATCCTGTGCCAAGCCCTCGGGGCACTCCAGGATATggcaggctgcagagggaaTGGTGGGATAGGAGCGTGGAACCCCAACCTCGAGTTCTCCACCCCTCGAGCCTGCCCTATGCACCCCCCGCAGAGCTTCCTTACGGGGGACCCAGTCCCTCCCCGCCTGAACAACCACAAAACGGGGCTCTGGCGTTTAGGACCCTCGGCAGCAGCCTCACCTCTCTGATTGACGGGGTCTTTGGCAACATAGGCAACGTATTCGGCTGTGTCCTGTGGGCGAGACACTGGCACTGAGATGGGGCTGCCAGGGAGCACAGTGCCCTAGACTtcggggagagggcaggagaggcaCCAATCCCTAGCACGGGGCAGGGCACGCACGGATGGGTACCCTGCGTACTCACCGGGTCTCCCCCAGAAGCGAAGGAGATGGACTGCATGTGGTGGTTGGCAATGATCTGCAAGGCAGAAGAGTTTGTTGGACGCAGCCGGGAGCTCCTCAGCGCCCAGCCAGAGGTGGCACCTCCTGTCTGCCACACGTCTCCTGGGGCTGGCCCAGCACGGGGGCTTAAAAGCCTCCAGAGCCCTGGTTACAAGCCACAGGCCACCAGGAAAATGGCTGGGCCACCAACAGGGCCACTGATAGTGGGGTCAAAACCAGGAGACCTGGCCCCAGGCCACAGGACTTGGGTCTCAGTCTCCAGGACAGATCCTGCAAAGCACACGGGGTATCGCTCCAACCTCTTCCCCCCCAGGGACCGGGGAGATGTGGGCACTCAGCAGGTCACGCAGCTCACCCCGACATCCCTTGTCGCAGCAGGGCCCGGGCTGGGGGACACAAGGATACCTGCTCATCTAAAGCCAGTCGCCCGGCACCTTGCCGCTCTCACCTGCTTGCAGTCAGAAGCCATGAGGTTGAGGCTGCTGGTGGAGATGGTCAGGGTGATGGGCATGCCGGCGAACTTCAGGTTGCTCTTGCCCAGGATGGAGTTCAGGGAGCGGCCGCAGGGCTGCGGGCAAACGGCAGCGTGGGGAAGGGGCTCCCCGGGCCGGACGCACGTCCTGCTGCCCTCCACGGTGGAGACAGGCACCTCTTCCTCACCAGCAGTCCTGCCGAGCTCCACTGGCCCAAGCCGCGGTGGGAGGTCGGAGCCCCAGGCTGCCCAGCTGGACTGGGATCCAGTCCTCAGCCCTGTACCCAGACAGCCGAACGTGctcccccccagcagctccccagcccggcctcaccttcctcctccGCACGGCTCCCTTGGCGCCGGGCACGGCCTCGCACACCAGCCCGATGGCCTCCCTGCAGGGAGTACAGCGGGATGTCGGCAACCCCCAGCGCCTGCCCTCCCCGTTCCCTCATACCCCCCCTCAACTGCGGGGCTGAGGACGCAGGGACCAGCACAGAAGGGACAGGGTGACAAACGGAAAGCCCTCAGGCAGCACCGGCCGGGGCTCTTCAAGCCGGGGAAGCACGCTGGCGTTAACATTTgatggggctgcaggcagcctggccccCACCGAAAGCCCCACACGCCACCAGGAGCTTGTGCAGGGctcagacccccccccaaaagcggcagcccctggggagaggcagagctcACCTGGTGACCTGCGTCCTGGTGTTGAAATCCAAAGCCCTCATGGACTGGAGAACTTCCACGCAGCCCATGTACTGGGGGAGAGAGCAGGGTCAGCCCGGCCAGCCCTGGGCTTTGCTCCCCACGCAGCCgaggagggggccggggccctgagccccccagcTCCGCAGCAGCGacctccctggggaccccacTGCCCGCCTGCCACCCCCAAGGAGCGCACCAGGaggtccccaaatccccaccATGACACTTCCTACACCCCCGCTCCATCCCCCCGTCCCCAGCACTCACCCGGACGTGGTAGGAGACCCCAGGGCCCATGACCTTGTCATCTGGGTGCAGCCAGCCGCGGGTGGGCTTATTGACGAAGCTGCCGTGGCGGGTCCATTCGTCACCCCCGAGCTGGCCGCCTTCCACCCGCGTCTTCTTCCCGCAGCTCAGCTTGTTCATATCCTGGGAACAGACAGCAACAGGTCCCGCTGAGTCGGGGCCGGCAGCCCCTCCTGGCACCAGTGCCAGCgtcccggcggggctgggctcCCCCGGGCTGCCACCGGCTGAGGAACCCCGCAGGCTGAGCAGGTTGGCGGGGTTTGAGAGCTTCAGGTTGGCCATTTTGgggaagaaggagcagagggTGGTGGGGCTGTCCTCTGACTCGGGCGAGAGCTCGCAGAGAGGCGCCGCGGGGCcgagggaggaggaagacaggGAGCCAGGCAGAGACTGCGTGCCTGCGAGGGACTCCACTGGGGAGGCCGggacccccaggccccccaCCGCCTCCTCCAGAGAGGAGACAGACTCATTCCGCAGGTGGCTGTATTTGCTCTTCTGCAGGAGATCCATGACAGAGAGAGACGAAGGGCCAGGGTTGGCCCTGCCCACGCGG from Pelecanus crispus isolate bPelCri1 chromosome 22, bPelCri1.pri, whole genome shotgun sequence includes:
- the SHC1 gene encoding SHC-transforming protein 1 isoform X2; translation: MDLLQKSKYSHLRNESVSSLEEAVGGLGVPASPVESLAGTQSLPGSLSSSSLGPAAPLCELSPESEDSPTTLCSFFPKMANLKLSNPANLLSLRGSSAGGSPGEPSPAGTLALVPGGAAGPDSAGPVAVCSQDMNKLSCGKKTRVEGGQLGGDEWTRHGSFVNKPTRGWLHPDDKVMGPGVSYHVRYMGCVEVLQSMRALDFNTRTQVTREAIGLVCEAVPGAKGAVRRRKPCGRSLNSILGKSNLKFAGMPITLTISTSSLNLMASDCKQIIANHHMQSISFASGGDPDTAEYVAYVAKDPVNQRACHILECPEGLAQDVISTIGQAFELRFKQYLKNPPKLVTPHDRMAGFDGSAWDEEEEEPAPDHQYYNDFPGKEPPIGGVVDMRLRDGAAQTPNHLGATLPVGQTSGGEYDPRKQHAPAQAGREKYPAPAGASGRTDLFDDPSYVNVQNVDKTRQASAAGTPATANGSAQRDLFDMKPFEDALRVPPSVPVGLPPAQVVASMEEQLRREPWYHGKMNRKEAEKLLKVNGDFLVRESTTTPGQYVLTGLQGGQPKHLLLVDPEGVVRTKDHRFESVSHLISYHMDNHLPIISAGSEMCLQQPVERRL
- the SHC1 gene encoding SHC-transforming protein 1 isoform X4, which encodes MEYVDMNKLSCGKKTRVEGGQLGGDEWTRHGSFVNKPTRGWLHPDDKVMGPGVSYHVRYMGCVEVLQSMRALDFNTRTQVTREAIGLVCEAVPGAKGAVRRRKPCGRSLNSILGKSNLKFAGMPITLTISTSSLNLMASDCKQIIANHHMQSISFASGGDPDTAEYVAYVAKDPVNQRACHILECPEGLAQDVISTIGQAFELRFKQYLKNPPKLVTPHDRMAGFDGSAWDEEEEEPAPDHQYYNDFPGKEPPIGGVVDMRLRDGAAQTPNHLGATLPVGQTSGGEYDPRKQHAPAQAGREKYPAPAGASGRTDLFDDPSYVNVQNVDKTRQASAAGTPATANGSAQRDLFDMKPFEDALRVPPSVPVGLPPAQVVASMEEQLRREPWYHGKMNRKEAEKLLKVNGDFLVRESTTTPGQYVLTGLQGGQPKHLLLVDPEGVVRTKDHRFESVSHLISYHMDNHLPIISAGSEMCLQQPVERRL
- the SHC1 gene encoding SHC-transforming protein 1 isoform X1, with amino-acid sequence MDLLQKSKYSHLRNESVSSLEEAVGGLGVPASPVESLAGTQSLPGSLSSSSLGPAAPLCELSPESEDSPTTLCSFFPKMANLKLSNPANLLSLRGSSAGGSPGEPSPAGTLALVPGGAAGPDSAGPVAVCSQDMNKLSCGKKTRVEGGQLGGDEWTRHGSFVNKPTRGWLHPDDKVMGPGVSYHVRYMGCVEVLQSMRALDFNTRTQVTREAIGLVCEAVPGAKGAVRRRKPCGRSLNSILGKSNLKFAGMPITLTISTSSLNLMASDCKQIIANHHMQSISFASGGDPDTAEYVAYVAKDPVNQRACHILECPEGLAQDVISTIGQAFELRFKQYLKNPPKLVTPHDRMAGFDGSAWDEEEEEPAPDHQYYNDFPGKEPPIGGVVDMRLRDGAAQTPNHLGATLPVGQTSGGEYDPRKQHAPKYPAPAGASGRTDLFDDPSYVNVQNVDKTRQASAAGTPATANGSAQRDLFDMKPFEDALRVPPSVPVGLPPAQVVASMEEQLRREPWYHGKMNRKEAEKLLKVNGDFLVRESTTTPGQYVLTGLQGGQPKHLLLVDPEGVVRTKDHRFESVSHLISYHMDNHLPIISAGSEMCLQQPVERRL
- the SHC1 gene encoding SHC-transforming protein 1 isoform X3: MDLLQKSKYSHLRNESVSSLEEAVGGLGVPASPVESLAGTQSLPGSLSSSSLGPAAPLCELSPESEDSPTTLCSFFPKMANLKLSNPANLLSLRGSSAGGSPGEPSPAGTLALVPGGAAGPDSAGPVAVCSQDMNKLSCGKKTRVEGGQLGGDEWTRHGSFVNKPTRGWLHPDDKVMGPGVSYHVRYMGCVEVLQSMRALDFNTRTQVTREAIGLVCEAVPGAKGAVRRRKPCGRSLNSILGKSNLKFAGMPITLTISTSSLNLMASDCKQIIANHHMQSISFASGGDPDTAEYVAYVAKDPVNQRACHILECPEGLAQDVISTIGQAFELRFKQYLKNPPKLVTPHDRMAGFDGSAWDEEEEEPAPDHQYYNDFPGKEPPIGGVVDMRLRDGAAQTPNHLGATLPVGQTSGGEYDPRKQHAPAQGREKYPAPAGASGRTDLFDDPSYVNVQNVDKTRQASAAGTPATANGSAQRDLFDMKPFEDALRVPPSVPVGLPPAQVVASMEEQLRREPWYHGKMNRKEAEKLLKVNGDFLVRESTTTPGQYVLTGLQGGQPKHLLLVDPEGVVRTKDHRFESVSHLISYHMDNHLPIISAGSEMCLQQPVERRL